One segment of Proteus appendicitidis DNA contains the following:
- the plsY gene encoding glycerol-3-phosphate 1-O-acyltransferase PlsY, with protein MSANALGMIIFAYLCGSISSAILICRLARLPDPRKFGSGNPGATNVLRIGGKAAAAAVLICDVLKGMIPVWLAYYLNVPPFYLGIVAIAACLGHIYPVFFHFKGGKGVATAFGAIAAIGWDLSGLIAGTWLLTVLLSGYSSLGAIISALLAPFYVWWFKPEFTYPVALLSCLVLYRHHDNIQRLWRGQESRVWHKLKKKTEKTEKEIIQEAKEQEKED; from the coding sequence ATGAGTGCTAACGCACTTGGAATGATCATCTTCGCCTACTTGTGCGGCTCAATCTCCAGCGCGATATTGATTTGCCGACTGGCAAGACTCCCTGATCCAAGAAAATTTGGCTCTGGCAATCCCGGAGCAACTAACGTCCTACGTATTGGAGGAAAGGCAGCCGCTGCAGCCGTTCTTATTTGTGACGTCCTCAAAGGGATGATCCCTGTTTGGCTCGCCTATTACTTAAATGTGCCTCCTTTTTACCTCGGCATTGTCGCAATAGCGGCTTGTCTAGGTCATATTTATCCTGTTTTTTTCCACTTTAAAGGCGGAAAAGGCGTAGCCACTGCATTTGGTGCTATCGCTGCCATTGGTTGGGATTTAAGTGGGCTTATCGCAGGAACATGGTTACTCACCGTCTTACTAAGTGGCTATTCATCGCTTGGTGCGATTATCAGCGCACTGCTTGCCCCTTTTTATGTTTGGTGGTTTAAACCAGAATTCACTTATCCCGTTGCTTTATTATCATGTCTGGTACTTTACCGTCATCACGACAATATTCAACGTTTATGGCGTGGTCAAGAGAGCCGAGTCTGGCATAAATTAAAGAAAAAGACTGAAAAAACAGAAAAAGAAATCATTCAAGAAGCTAAAGAGCAAGAAAAAGAAGATTAA
- the dnaG gene encoding DNA primase: protein MAGRIPRSFINDLLARTDIIDLIDARVPLKKQGKNHSACCPFHNEKTPSFTVNSDKQFYHCFGCGAHGNAIDFLMNYDRLDFVETIEELAAMHGLEVPYESGTSSSLIERHIRQNLYQVMEKLNQYYSSALNKPDAQEARNYLAHRGLSEDIITRFSIGFVPAGWDNALKRFGQSADNKALLLEAGMVITNDNGRTYDRFRQRVMFPIRDRRGRVIAFGGRVLGDDLPKYLNSPETEIFHKGRQLYGLYEAQQSNNNVTKLLVVEGYMDVVALAQFGIDYAVASLGTSTTAEHIQLLFRTTDNIICCYDGDRAGRDAAWRALETALPFLNDGRSLRFMFLPESDDPDSLVRREGKEAFEKRMEQAHSLSEFLFDSLVPQVDLSTQEGNGKLYSLARPLIDKIPSETLRLYLLRELGSLTGNPDIEQMDRLFGRTPVNHELSYQPTKLRTTPMRILIALLIQNPEFSKLVPPLEGLSTEKIAGLSLFIELVSVCQAQPGLNTGQIIELYRENKFGKQLEKLAMWNDIDIDEIAEKTFTDTLDHLFLTAMDERLNALIAKERTEGLTQDEREEVQLIIQARVKK from the coding sequence ATGGCTGGACGAATTCCACGTTCATTTATCAATGATTTGCTAGCTCGAACCGATATCATCGATCTTATCGACGCTCGCGTGCCGTTAAAAAAACAAGGCAAAAATCATTCAGCGTGTTGTCCGTTTCATAATGAAAAAACGCCCTCTTTCACAGTAAATAGCGACAAACAGTTTTACCACTGTTTTGGTTGCGGCGCGCATGGCAATGCTATTGATTTTTTGATGAATTACGACAGGCTCGATTTTGTCGAAACCATTGAAGAGTTAGCAGCAATGCATGGGTTAGAAGTTCCTTATGAATCAGGAACAAGCAGTAGCCTTATTGAACGACATATAAGACAAAATCTCTATCAAGTGATGGAGAAATTGAATCAGTATTATAGTAGCGCTCTCAATAAACCTGATGCACAGGAAGCAAGAAACTACCTTGCGCATCGTGGGCTTAGTGAAGATATTATTACCCGTTTTTCTATTGGGTTTGTACCAGCAGGTTGGGATAACGCCCTAAAACGTTTTGGTCAAAGTGCCGATAATAAAGCCTTACTTCTTGAAGCGGGTATGGTAATAACTAACGATAATGGTCGTACTTATGATCGTTTTCGCCAACGAGTCATGTTTCCTATCCGAGATAGACGTGGTCGTGTTATTGCCTTTGGTGGACGTGTTTTAGGTGATGATTTACCTAAATACTTAAACTCACCAGAAACAGAGATATTCCATAAAGGACGTCAACTTTACGGGCTTTATGAAGCACAACAATCTAATAATAACGTCACAAAGCTATTAGTTGTTGAAGGTTATATGGATGTTGTGGCATTAGCGCAGTTTGGTATTGATTATGCCGTTGCCTCATTAGGAACTTCCACCACAGCAGAACATATCCAGTTGCTCTTTCGGACAACGGATAACATTATTTGCTGCTATGATGGAGACAGAGCTGGACGTGATGCCGCATGGCGAGCATTAGAAACCGCCCTTCCTTTTTTAAATGATGGTCGCTCTTTACGTTTTATGTTTTTACCCGAAAGTGATGATCCTGATTCATTGGTTCGTCGTGAAGGTAAAGAAGCTTTTGAAAAGCGTATGGAACAAGCACATTCATTATCAGAATTTTTATTTGATTCACTCGTTCCTCAAGTGGATCTAAGTACTCAAGAAGGCAATGGTAAGCTATATAGTTTAGCCCGACCATTAATAGATAAGATCCCAAGTGAAACTTTGCGTCTATATTTATTAAGAGAGCTTGGAAGCTTAACGGGAAATCCCGATATTGAGCAAATGGATCGTTTATTTGGTAGAACGCCGGTTAATCACGAGTTATCGTATCAACCGACAAAATTACGCACAACGCCGATGCGTATATTGATTGCCCTATTGATACAAAACCCAGAGTTCTCTAAATTAGTGCCCCCTCTCGAGGGATTAAGTACAGAAAAAATTGCAGGTCTATCACTTTTTATTGAATTAGTTTCTGTTTGCCAAGCACAACCTGGCCTGAATACAGGACAGATTATCGAACTCTATAGAGAGAATAAATTCGGTAAACAGCTTGAAAAATTGGCAATGTGGAACGATATAGATATAGATGAGATTGCAGAGAAAACCTTTACAGACACGTTAGATCATCTTTTTTTAACCGCAATGGATGAACGTTTAAACGCGCTTATTGCGAAAGAGAGAACAGAAGGCCTAACGCAAGATGAACGCGAAGAAGTCCAATTGATAATACAGGCACGCGTTAAAAAGTAA
- a CDS encoding bestrophin family protein: MVIRPNQHWFFRLFDWHGSVLSKIIFRLCLNVIMSIIAILIYQWYEQLGIHLTVAPFSLLGIAIAIFLGFRNNASYSRLVEARTLWGNMLITHRNILRNIKALLPEDKQFNRDFSNLLIAFSWSLKHELRKTDPMVDLYRLLPRTLFNEIMNSPYPTNRILLHIGLKIGELRDNKMISDVIFQSINKDINNLSDVLGGCERISNTPVPFAYTLILQRTVYLFCALLPFALVADLHYMTPFVSVFISYTFLSWDSLAEELEDPFGISANDLPLNAICNTIERNLLEMQDITPLPITVRPDKHYNLL, from the coding sequence ATGGTCATACGTCCTAATCAACACTGGTTTTTTCGGTTATTTGATTGGCATGGTTCTGTGCTTTCAAAAATAATCTTTCGTTTATGTCTTAATGTTATCATGTCAATTATCGCCATTTTGATTTATCAATGGTATGAACAATTAGGCATACACTTAACAGTTGCTCCTTTTAGTTTATTAGGTATTGCTATCGCGATATTTCTTGGTTTCAGAAATAATGCAAGCTATAGCCGACTTGTGGAAGCTAGAACTCTATGGGGTAATATGTTAATTACCCATCGTAATATATTAAGAAATATAAAAGCATTATTACCTGAAGATAAACAATTTAATCGAGACTTTTCTAATCTACTCATTGCGTTTAGTTGGAGCTTAAAACACGAGTTAAGAAAAACAGATCCAATGGTTGATCTTTATCGCCTATTACCTCGAACTTTATTCAATGAAATAATGAATAGCCCTTATCCCACAAATCGTATTTTATTACATATCGGTTTAAAAATAGGCGAACTGAGAGATAACAAAATGATAAGTGACGTTATCTTTCAATCAATTAATAAAGATATTAATAATTTATCTGATGTACTCGGAGGTTGCGAACGGATCTCAAATACCCCAGTTCCATTTGCTTACACTTTGATATTGCAACGCACTGTTTATTTATTTTGTGCATTACTGCCTTTTGCGTTGGTAGCAGATCTCCATTATATGACGCCATTTGTATCAGTGTTTATCTCTTATACTTTTTTATCTTGGGATTCATTAGCTGAAGAATTAGAAGATCCTTTTGGTATATCTGCAAATGACTTACCCTTAAATGCTATTTGTAATACGAT
- the rpsU gene encoding 30S ribosomal protein S21, translated as MPVIKVRENEPFDVALRRFKRSCEKAGVLAEVRRREFYEKPTTERKRAKASAVKRHAKKLARENARRTRLY; from the coding sequence ATGCCGGTAATCAAAGTACGTGAAAACGAGCCATTTGACGTTGCTCTTCGTCGTTTCAAACGCTCTTGTGAAAAAGCAGGCGTATTAGCAGAAGTTCGTCGTCGTGAGTTTTATGAAAAACCAACGACTGAACGTAAACGCGCTAAAGCATCAGCAGTAAAACGTCACGCTAAAAAATTAGCTCGCGAAAACGCACGTCGTACTCGTCTGTACTAA
- the rpoD gene encoding RNA polymerase sigma factor RpoD, whose translation MEQNPQSQLKLLVTKGKEQGYLTYAEVNDHLPEDIVDSDQIEDIIQMINDMGIQVMEEAPDADDLMLAENSNDTDDDAAEAAAQVLSSVESEIGRTTDPVRMYMREMGTVELLTREGEIDIAKRIEDGINQVQCSVAEYPEAITYLLEQYDRVEAGEARLSDLITAFIDPNAEEMAESEDVNLGKEDDEVADDAEDEDEDEDEDGDNDSDSDDDNSIDPELARQKFTELREQYEKTRQTIKAKGRNHKDTELEILLLSEIFKQFRLVPKQFDYLVNNMRDMMDRVRAQERHIMRLCVDQVKMPKKNFITLFTGNETNDTWFTAARAMNKPWSEKLAGIEEEVQRSLQKLQQIEVETGLTIEQVKDINRRMSIGEAKARRAKKEMVEANLRLVISIAKKYTNRGLQFLDLIQEGNIGLMKAVDKFEYRRGYKFSTYATWWIRQAITRSIADQARTIRIPVHMIETINKLNRISRQMLQEMGREPSPEELAERMLMPEDKIRKVLKIAKEPISMETPIGDDEDSHLGDFIEDTTLELPLDSATSESLRSATHEVLAGLTLREAKVLRMRFGIDMNTDHTLEEVGKQFDVTRERIRQIEAKALRKLRHPSRSEVLRSFLDE comes from the coding sequence ATGGAGCAAAACCCGCAGTCACAGCTGAAGCTACTTGTTACTAAAGGTAAGGAGCAAGGCTACCTGACCTATGCTGAGGTCAATGACCATCTGCCGGAAGATATCGTCGATTCAGATCAAATCGAAGACATCATCCAGATGATTAACGACATGGGCATTCAGGTTATGGAAGAAGCACCTGATGCCGATGATCTGATGCTGGCAGAAAATTCAAATGATACTGATGATGATGCTGCAGAAGCCGCAGCTCAGGTGCTTTCTAGTGTAGAATCTGAGATTGGCCGTACAACCGACCCTGTGCGTATGTATATGCGCGAAATGGGTACCGTTGAACTGCTCACCCGGGAAGGTGAAATTGATATCGCAAAACGCATTGAAGATGGTATTAACCAAGTTCAATGTTCTGTTGCAGAATATCCTGAAGCAATTACATATCTTCTTGAACAGTATGATCGTGTTGAAGCTGGCGAAGCACGTCTTTCAGACTTAATTACTGCGTTTATTGACCCTAATGCCGAAGAAATGGCAGAAAGTGAAGATGTCAATTTAGGCAAAGAAGATGATGAAGTTGCCGATGACGCTGAAGACGAAGATGAAGATGAAGACGAAGATGGCGACAATGACAGCGATAGCGATGACGATAACAGCATCGATCCTGAATTAGCGCGCCAGAAGTTTACTGAGCTTCGTGAGCAATACGAAAAAACTCGCCAAACTATCAAGGCGAAAGGTCGTAACCACAAAGATACAGAGCTTGAAATCTTATTGTTATCTGAAATTTTCAAACAGTTCCGTTTAGTACCGAAACAGTTTGATTATTTGGTTAACAATATGCGTGACATGATGGACAGAGTTCGTGCTCAAGAGCGTCACATCATGCGTCTTTGTGTTGATCAAGTTAAGATGCCAAAGAAAAACTTCATTACGCTGTTTACAGGTAACGAAACCAATGACACATGGTTCACTGCTGCTCGTGCAATGAATAAGCCTTGGTCTGAAAAGCTGGCAGGTATTGAAGAAGAAGTACAACGCAGTCTACAAAAACTGCAACAAATTGAAGTTGAAACTGGACTGACAATCGAACAGGTTAAAGATATTAACCGTCGTATGTCTATCGGTGAAGCAAAAGCACGTCGTGCGAAAAAAGAGATGGTCGAAGCGAACTTACGTCTCGTTATCTCTATAGCGAAAAAATATACCAACCGTGGTTTACAGTTCCTTGACCTCATTCAGGAAGGGAATATCGGTCTGATGAAAGCGGTTGATAAATTTGAATACCGTCGTGGTTATAAATTCTCAACTTATGCAACATGGTGGATCCGTCAGGCAATTACTCGTTCAATCGCGGATCAGGCGCGTACAATTCGTATCCCTGTTCACATGATCGAAACGATTAATAAACTGAACCGTATCTCGCGTCAAATGTTGCAAGAGATGGGACGAGAGCCTTCACCAGAAGAGCTTGCAGAACGCATGCTGATGCCTGAAGATAAAATCCGTAAGGTACTGAAAATCGCTAAAGAACCAATCTCCATGGAAACGCCAATCGGTGACGATGAAGATTCACATTTAGGTGATTTTATCGAGGATACTACTCTCGAATTACCACTGGATTCTGCAACATCAGAAAGCTTACGTTCAGCAACTCACGAAGTGTTAGCAGGTTTAACATTACGTGAAGCGAAAGTCCTGCGTATGCGTTTTGGTATCGATATGAATACCGACCATACCTTGGAAGAAGTGGGTAAACAGTTTGATGTTACCCGTGAACGTATTCGTCAGATTGAAGCGAAGGCTCTGCGTAAATTACGCCACCCAAGCCGTTCTGAAGTGTTACGTAGCTTCCTTGATGAGTAA
- the folB gene encoding bifunctional dihydroneopterin aldolase/7,8-dihydroneopterin epimerase: MDIVFIEQLSVITTIGVYDWEKTIKQKLVFDIEMEWDNKRASQTDDVVHCLDYASVSNAIIDYVETRRFELVERVAEEVAQLLITQFAVPRVKIKLAKPRAVAQATNVGVIIERKA; encoded by the coding sequence ATGGATATCGTATTTATTGAGCAATTATCAGTAATAACCACAATCGGTGTTTATGATTGGGAAAAAACCATAAAACAAAAATTAGTGTTCGATATCGAAATGGAATGGGATAACAAACGCGCATCCCAAACTGATGATGTGGTTCATTGTTTAGATTATGCCAGTGTGAGCAATGCAATTATCGACTATGTTGAGACTCGACGTTTTGAATTAGTTGAACGAGTTGCTGAAGAAGTGGCACAGCTATTGATAACGCAATTTGCTGTACCAAGAGTAAAAATTAAATTAGCGAAACCCAGAGCGGTTGCACAAGCTACAAACGTAGGTGTGATTATTGAGCGTAAAGCTTAA
- the tsaD gene encoding tRNA (adenosine(37)-N6)-threonylcarbamoyltransferase complex transferase subunit TsaD, which yields MRVLGIETSCDETGIAIYDDKAGLLANQLYSQIKLHADYGGVVPELASRDHIRKTVPLIQAALKEANLTAQDIDAVAYTAGPGLVGALLVGATIGRSLAFAWDVPAIPVHHMEGHLLAPMLEEKTPEFPFVALLVSGGHTQLISVTGIGEYTLLGESIDDAAGEAFDKTAKLLGLDYPGGPVLSKMAQQGTEGRFVFPRPMTDRPGLDFSFSGLKTFAANTIRQNDDSDQTRADIARAFEDAVVDTLAIKCRRALEQTGFKRLVMAGGVSANRTLRAKMETVMKQLGGEVFYARPELCTDNGAMIALAGMIRFKGGTEGPLSVTVRPRWPLAELPALENK from the coding sequence ATGCGAGTTTTAGGTATTGAAACATCTTGCGATGAAACCGGTATCGCAATTTACGATGATAAAGCCGGTCTATTAGCGAATCAACTTTATAGTCAGATTAAACTGCACGCCGATTATGGTGGGGTAGTTCCTGAACTTGCTTCACGGGATCATATCCGTAAAACAGTACCGCTTATTCAAGCGGCACTGAAAGAAGCAAATCTTACAGCACAAGATATTGATGCGGTTGCTTATACTGCTGGCCCCGGTCTTGTTGGTGCGCTACTTGTAGGCGCAACCATTGGACGCTCATTGGCTTTTGCGTGGGATGTTCCCGCTATTCCTGTTCATCATATGGAAGGTCATTTATTGGCACCAATGCTTGAAGAGAAAACACCTGAGTTCCCATTTGTGGCACTTTTGGTTTCTGGTGGGCATACACAGTTAATTAGCGTAACAGGAATTGGCGAATACACCTTATTAGGTGAATCTATTGATGATGCTGCTGGTGAAGCTTTTGATAAAACAGCAAAACTGTTGGGATTAGATTACCCTGGCGGCCCCGTTTTATCGAAAATGGCGCAACAAGGCACAGAAGGTCGCTTTGTCTTTCCTCGCCCAATGACAGATAGACCAGGACTTGATTTTAGTTTCTCGGGGTTAAAAACCTTTGCGGCTAATACTATTCGTCAAAATGATGATTCAGACCAAACTCGCGCTGATATTGCTCGGGCATTTGAAGATGCGGTTGTTGATACGCTTGCGATAAAATGTCGTAGAGCTTTAGAACAAACAGGCTTTAAACGTTTAGTGATGGCAGGTGGTGTAAGTGCTAATCGTACATTACGTGCAAAAATGGAAACCGTAATGAAGCAATTAGGTGGCGAAGTTTTTTATGCGCGCCCAGAATTGTGTACTGATAATGGCGCAATGATTGCACTAGCGGGAATGATCCGCTTTAAAGGCGGTACAGAAGGTCCATTAAGCGTAACAGTAAGACCACGTTGGCCTTTAGCTGAGTTGCCAGCACTTGAAAATAAGTAG
- a CDS encoding scabin-related ADP-ribosyltransferase: MKKIILIILFILFNIQLSYARPVSKVYRADSRPPEEVFKKGFVAWGNNINFHSHVNGISGRRGSKDSAFIPTTSSFKSSEKFAKDLLNVSNDNKSYIYKIRATNNFYSALDTVYYYHDKIKERVSDMLRAVLTEEQEYSAYINIPNQLIELVTIYTKEGSEILEETMVNPHYSPEETHSSDEPYKGYNPLKIDNLPHLVMGLSLTNINNELAEASAVLPSSSFTWGSVLSTVMEVAEAL; the protein is encoded by the coding sequence ATGAAAAAAATAATTTTAATTATATTATTTATTTTATTTAATATACAACTATCATATGCAAGACCTGTCAGTAAAGTGTACCGAGCAGATTCAAGGCCACCCGAGGAGGTATTTAAAAAAGGATTTGTCGCTTGGGGAAATAATATCAATTTTCATTCCCATGTAAACGGTATTTCAGGGCGAAGAGGAAGTAAAGACTCTGCATTTATTCCGACAACATCAAGTTTTAAATCAAGTGAAAAATTCGCAAAAGATTTGCTTAATGTCTCAAACGATAATAAATCTTATATTTATAAAATAAGAGCAACAAATAATTTTTATTCTGCACTTGATACTGTTTATTATTATCATGATAAAATTAAAGAACGTGTGAGTGATATGCTAAGAGCAGTATTAACTGAAGAGCAAGAATATTCTGCATATATAAATATTCCAAATCAATTAATAGAACTTGTCACTATTTACACTAAAGAAGGTAGTGAGATCCTTGAAGAAACAATGGTAAATCCTCATTATTCACCAGAAGAAACACATTCCTCTGATGAACCCTATAAAGGTTATAACCCACTAAAGATAGATAATTTACCTCATCTAGTGATGGGATTATCCCTGACTAATATAAACAATGAGTTAGCAGAAGCATCCGCGGTGCTACCTTCATCTTCATTCACTTGGGGTTCTGTACTAAGTACAGTTATGGAGGTGGCTGAAGCATTATGA